The Humulus lupulus chromosome 3, drHumLupu1.1, whole genome shotgun sequence genome window below encodes:
- the LOC133824413 gene encoding uncharacterized protein LOC133824413: MVDKFTRERTRVQFARILVEVELSDNPPRIIHYMNEHGQLVEQGVEYEWLPVKCKNCEGYGHIMSDCCQDQKPQLVQQTISPELEKEKIKLVPVPTSELATEQVVNTESGQGQSLGSKEMVEETSVCRDRNQRINGKRLRSHNHSFSITFVYGRNTLEERKALWQGLAQLDRPTYSWMVLGDFNALFTARGRSGGKSVSPMELVDPSNWIAMTNLEALMSTGSFYTWTNNQEGGARIYSKIDHAFINEDWLGGFPNTSVVFKWETVSDHCSCTISMLPVENLGIKPFRFYNFWTDHVNFKQLVMDNWRQPMRGKGLKSIYLKTMRLKHKLKSFNMDCIGDLGVNYQSAKDQFQEALLQAQLHPHNPAF; the protein is encoded by the exons ATGGTAGATAAATTTACCCGAGAGAGAACTAGAGTTCAATTTGCCAGGATTTTGGTGGAGGTGGAACTCTCAGATAATCCTCCTAGAATTATTCATTACATGAATGAGCATGGTCAACTAGTAGAGCAAGGGGTGGAGTACGAATGGCTGCCAGTCAAATGCAAAAACTGTGAAGGTTATGGCCATATTATGTCTGATTGCTGTCAGGATCAGAAACCACAACTGGTTCAACAAACCATTTCTCCTGAGCTAGAAAAGGAAAAGATCAAGCTGGTGCCGGTTCCAACTTCAGAGTTGGCCACGGAGCAGGTTGTAAATACAGAATCTGGACAGGGACAAAGTTTAGGTTCTAAGGAAATGGTTGAGGAAACATCTGTTTGTAGGGACAGGAATCAAAGAATAAATGGAAAACGCCTAAGAA GTCACAATCACTCTTTTAGTATTACTTTTGTTTATGGCCGAAATACACTGGAGGAGAGGAAGGCTTTATGGCAAGGTTTAGCTCAGCTTGATCGTCCAACTTACTCTTGGATGGTTTTAGGTGATTTTAATGCTCTGTTTACAGCTAGAGGTAGGAGTGGGGGAAAATCAGTGTCACCAATGGAACTTGTAGACCCTTCTAATTGGATTGCTATGACTAATCTTGAAGCGCTTATGAGTACTGGATCTTTTTATACTTGGACTAACAATCAAGAAGGAGGTGCTAGAATTTATTCTAAAATAGACCATGCTTTTATTAATGAGGATTGGTTAGGTGGTTTTCCTAATACTTCTGTTGTGTTCAAATGGGAAACGGTCTCAGATCACTGCTCATGTACCATTTCTATGTTGCCAGTAGAGAACTTGGGTATCAAACCTTTTCGGTTCTACAATTTCTGGACTGATCATGTAAACTTTAAGCAGCTGGTTATGGATAACTGGAGGCAGCCGATGAGGGGGAAAGGTCTGAAATCTATCTATTTGAAGACAATGAGGTTAAAGCATAAATTGAAGAGCTTCAACATGGACTGTATTGGGGATTTAGGAGTTAATTATCAATCAGCTAAGGATCAATTTCAAGAGGCTTTGTTACAAGCTCAACTGCATCCTCACAATCCTGCTTTTTAG